One window from the genome of Halobellus ruber encodes:
- a CDS encoding TSUP family transporter, whose translation MTLAALTPATAAAVALVVLVAGATNGVAGFGFAVVGTMALATLLDPATAVVFMIVPIFSVNLSLVSDLSVRELRTCSARFWPLIAAALVGTVVGMAALQRVPAAPLRVGLGVLTLGFVATAQRAAPLPAWVSFGGDAFGSRPWMAAVGGVSGLLFGGTNVGVQLIAYLRSFDLSHGLFVGVVALVFLGLNGVRVAIAGAFGLYPSTAVAAASLVAVLPAVVGVAVGKRLREVVGERPRRLVVLGLLTLVGVRLVAGGLGIA comes from the coding sequence CCTCGTGGCCGGCGCGACCAACGGCGTCGCCGGGTTCGGGTTCGCCGTCGTCGGGACGATGGCGCTCGCGACGCTTCTCGACCCCGCGACCGCGGTCGTGTTCATGATCGTGCCCATCTTTTCGGTGAACCTCTCGCTCGTGAGCGACCTCTCCGTCCGGGAGTTGCGGACGTGCAGCGCGCGCTTTTGGCCGCTGATCGCCGCCGCTCTGGTCGGGACGGTCGTGGGAATGGCGGCGCTCCAGCGGGTGCCGGCGGCGCCGCTCCGGGTCGGGCTCGGCGTCCTCACGCTGGGCTTCGTCGCGACCGCCCAGCGGGCCGCCCCGCTCCCGGCGTGGGTCTCGTTCGGGGGCGACGCGTTCGGGTCCCGGCCGTGGATGGCCGCCGTCGGCGGGGTTTCGGGGCTGCTGTTCGGCGGCACCAACGTGGGCGTCCAGTTGATCGCGTACCTCCGGAGCTTCGACCTCTCACACGGCCTGTTCGTCGGCGTGGTCGCGCTGGTGTTCCTCGGACTCAACGGCGTCCGGGTCGCCATCGCGGGCGCCTTCGGGCTCTATCCGAGCACCGCCGTCGCGGCGGCGTCGCTCGTGGCGGTCCTGCCGGCGGTCGTGGGCGTCGCGGTCGGAAAGCGGCTCCGGGAGGTCGTCGGCGAACGTCCGCGGCGGCTGGTCGTGCTCGGCCTGCTCACGCTCGTCGGGGTCCGACTCGTCGCCGGCGGGCTGGGCATCGCCTGA